GCACGTAGTCGGTGTTGCCCAGCCGCGCCACCACGTTGGACTGGATGTCCGACACCTGCAGATGGCTGTCGGTCAGCGTGAAGGCGTAGCAGGGACCGTCGCGGTTGATGTCCTCGGTGTTGGGCAAGGGGCACTGGCCCAGCTTGATGCTGCTGCCTTCGATGGTGTCCGATTCGTTCAGGTCGACTTCCATGATGGCCAGCATGGCCGCCGCCTCGTCGCCCTGGCGCCACATATCGAGCAGGTCCAGGTTGAACAGGCCCTCGGCGCGCGCGCAAGGCATGAACGCCGTGGCCAGGGGCAGGGCCAGGGCCAGCGTGGCCGCGGCGCGGCGCGCGGCGCGTTGCAGGAAGCCGGGAGTAAGCATGATCCGTCCATCTCGGTTGTGGCCGGGCAAGTGTAAACGCACCGGGGACGTTGCGGCGGCGCGGCGTTCCGGATGACGGCGGCCCCGCTTTCTTGATCTGGCGCAAACAATCCCGTTTTTTCCCGCTCCCGCAAGAGGAACGGCGCTTTTCCGCCTGGGGTTGCCTGTATAGTTCAATCGCTGACTGATTAAAGAACAGTTGACTGGCGGTCCCGGGGTCTCTTGTTGAGACGACGACGGCGTAACGCTCTTCATCCTGTGCGCGGCGCCACTGCCGCGACTGTCATCAGCGCTGGCGGCTGCAGCCGCCGCAATCCTCGGGGCAAGTCCGGCCGGTTTCCGCGCCTGGACCCGGCCTCAGTCGCGCGAGTCCAATGGGGGGCTCGCCCGCGCATCCAACCTTCGTCATTTGATACGACGCCGCCCGCCGCGGCCCGTCGGGTTTCCTCGCGCGTCCGTGCCGCGCGCGGGAGAGGAGTGCTTGCCGTGAGTTTCTTTCTAGACCGTCTCAAGTATTTCTCCCGTCCCAGGAAGGCTTTCGCCGACGGGCACGGCAGCCTCAGCCGCGAGGACCGGACCTGGGAAACGGCCTACCGCGACCGCTGGCAGCACGACAAGGTCGTGCGCTCCACCCATGGCGTCAATTGCACCGGCTCCTGTTCGTGGAAGATCTACGTCAAGGGCGGCATCGTCACCTGGGAGACGCAGCAGACCGACTACCCGCGCACGCGGCCGGACATGCCCAATCACGAACCGCGCGGCTGTTCGCGCGGCGCGTCCTATTCCTGGTATCTCTATAGCGCCAACCGCATCAAGTACCCCATGATCCGCGGCCGCCTGGCCCGCATGTGGCGCGAGGCGCGCAAGACCATGGCGCCGGTGCAGGCCTGGCGCCACATCTGCGCGAACCCGGAGCTGTCGCAAGCGTACAAGTCCGTGCGCGGCATGGGCGGCTTCGTGCGCGCCGGGTGGGACGAGGTCAACGAGCTGGTGGCCGCCGCCAACCTGCATACCGCCAAGGAATACGGCCCGGACCGCGTGGTGGGTTTCTCGCCCATCCCGGCCATGTCCATGGTGTCCTTCTCCGCGGGCAGCCGCTATCTGTCGCTGCTGGGCGGGACCATCCTCAGCTTCTACGACTGGTATTGCGACCTGCCGCCGTCCAGCCCGCAGACCTGGGGCGAACAGACCGACGTGGCCGAATCGGCCGACTGGTTCAACTCCAGCTTCATCATGATGTGGGGCTCGAACGTGCCGCAGACGCGCACGCCCGACGCGCACTTCATGGTCGAGGCGCGCTACCGCGGCGCGAAGATCGTCTCGGTCTTCCCCGACTATGCCGAGGGCGCCAAGTTCGGCGACATCTGGCTGCATCCCAAGCAGGGCACCGACGCGGCGCTGGCGCTGGCCATGGGCCACGTGATCCTGAAGGAATTCCATCTGGAAGGGCGCAGCGCCTACTTCCGCGATTACTGCAAGCGCTACTCCGACATGCCTTTCCTGGTGCGCCTGGCCGAGCGCGACGGCCGCTACGTGCCGGAGCGCCTGCTGCGGGCGGCCGACATCGAGGGCGGCCTGGGCCAGGACAACAATCCCGAATGGAAGCCGCTGGCCTACGACGAGGGCCAGGGGCGCGACGTCCTGGTGGCGCCGCGCGGCTCCATCGGTTTCCGCTGGGGCCAGAAGGAAGGCGGCGACCAGGGCAAGTGGAACCTGGAAAGCAAGGACGCCGACGGCGCCGACGTCGACCTGCGGCTGAGCCTGGTGGGCGTGCACAGCGACGTCGTGCCGGTCGCCTTTCCCTATTTCGGCGCGCGCGAGCACGACTATTTCCAGGGCACGGACCACGACGAGATCCAGGTGCGCAACATGGCGGCGCGCCGCGTCGCCACGCGCGAAGGCGAGGCGCTGGTGGTCACGGTCTACGACCTGCTGATGGCCAACTATGGCGTGGACCGCGGCCTGGGCGGGGGCAACGTCGCTGCGAGCTACGACGACGACGTGCCCTACACCCCGGCCTGGCAGGAGCGCATCACCGGGGTGAAGCGGGAAGACGTCATCACGGTGGCGCGCCAGTTCGCCCAGAACGCCGACAAGACCCAGGGCAAGTCCATGATCATCCTGGGCGCGGGGCTGAACCACTGGTACCACATGGACATGGTCTACCGCGGCATCATCAACCTGGTGGTGATGTGCGGCTGCGTCGGCAAGTCCGGCGGCGGCTGGTGCCACTACGTGGGCCAGGAAAAGCTGCGGCCGCAGACCGGCTGGACCACGCTGGCCTTCGGCCTGGACTGGAACCGGCCGCCGCGCCACATGAACGGCACCTCCTTCTTCTACGCCCATACGGACCAGTGGCGCTACGAGACGCTTAAGGTCGACGAGATCCTGTCGCCGCTGGCTGACGCCAGCCAGTTCCGCGGCTCCATGATCGACTTCAACGTCCGCGCCGAACGCATGGGCTGGCTGCCCTCGGCGCCGCAACTGCACGACAATCCGCTGGCGGTGGCGCGCGCCGCCGAGGCCGCCGGCCAGGACCCGGTGGCCTACGCCGCCGAGGGCCTGCGCAGCGGCCGCCTGAAGTTCGCCTGCGAGGACCCGGACCATCCCAACAACCATCCGCGCAACCTGTTCGTGTGGCGCTCCAACCTGCTGGGCTCGTCGGGCAAGGGACACGAATACTTCCTCAAGCACCTGCTGGGCACCGAGCACGGCGTGCAGGGCAAGGACCTGGGCGAGATGGGCGGGGAGAAGCCGCAAGAGGTGGTCTGGCGCGAGGAAGCGCCGCGCGGCAAGCTGGACCTGGTGGTGACGCTGGATTTCCGCATGTCCACGACCTGCGTGTACTCCGACGTGGTGCTGCCGACGGCGACCTGGTACGAGAAGAACGACCTCAACACCTCGGACATGCATCCCTTCATCCACCCGTTCACGGCGGCGGTGGACCCGGTGTGGGAATCGCGCAGCGATTGGGACATCTACAAGGGCATCGCCGCGGCCTTCAGCCGCCTGGCCAAGGAAGAATTGCCGGTGGCGCGCGACCTGGTGCTGACGCCGCTGCAACACGACACGCCGGGAGAACTGGGCTATCCCTGGGAAGTGAAGGACTGGACGCGCGGCGAGGTCGACATGATCCCCGGCAAGACGGCGCCGTCGATCGCCCTCGTCGAGCGGCGCTACGGCGACCTGTACGACCAGTACACCTCGCTCGGCCCCCTGACCCGCAAGCTGGGCGTGGGCGGCAAGGGCATCAACTGGAAGGCCGAAACCGAGTGCGACCTGCTCGGCAAGCTGAACTACGTGGTCGGCGAAGCGGGCGCGGCCCAGGGCCTGCCGCGCATCGACACCGATATCGACGCGGCGGAGACCATCCTCACCCTGGCGCCGGAGACCAACGGCCAGGTCGCGGTGAAGGCCTGGCAGGCGCTGTCGGCCCAGACCGGCCGGGACCACACGCACCTGGCGCTGCCGCGCGAGCACGAGAAGATACGCTTCCGCGACCTGGTCTCGCAGCCGCACAAGATCATTTCCTCGCCGACCTGGTCCGGCGTCGAGTCCGACAAGGTCAGCTACAACGCCGGCTACACCAACGTGCACGAGCTCATCCCGTGGCGCACGCTCACGGGGCGCCAGCAGTTGTACCAGGATCATCCCTGGATGCTGGCCTTCGGCGAGGGGCTGTGCGTCTACCGGCCGCCGGTGGACACCAAGTCGGTGCGCCCGATGGAAGGCGTGCGCGACAACGGCAACAAGAGCGTGGTGCTGAACTTCATCACGCCGCACCAGAAGTGGGGCATCCATTCCACCTATACCGACAATCTTCTGCTGCTGACGCTGTCGCGCGGCGGTCCCATCATCTGGATGTCGGAAAAGGACGCCGTGCGCGCGGGCCTGGTGGACAACGACTGGGTGGAAGCCTTCAACGTCAACGGCGCCCTGGTGGCGCGCGTGGTGGTGAGCCAGCGCGTGCCGGAGGGCATGACGATGATGTATCACGCGCAGGAGAAGATCGTGAACATGCCGGGTTCCGAGATCACCGGGACGCGCGGCGGCATCCACAACTCGGTGACCCGCATCGTGCTCAAGCCGACCCACATGATCGGCGGCTACGCGCAGTTGTCCTATGGCTTGAATTACTACGGCACCGTCGGCTCGAACCGCGACGAATTCGTTATCGTGCGCAAGCTGGCGCGCGTCGACTGGCTGGAAGGCGAACGCCGGGCCGCCACGGCCGAGGCATGAGGAGATCGGCATGAAAGTACGCGCGCAAATCGCCATGGTGTTGAACCTGGACAAGTGCATCGGCTGCCACACCTGTTCGGTGACCTGCAAGAACGTCTGGACCTCGCGCGAGGGCATGGAGTACGCCTGGTTCAACAACGTCGAGACCAAGCCCGGCATCGGTTATCCCAAGGATTGGGAAAACCAGGCGCACTGGAACGGCGGCTGGCGCCGCCTGGCCAACGGGCGGATAGAGCCGCGCCAGGGCGGCAAGGTCAAGCTGCTGGCGCACATCTTCGCCAACCCCAACCTGCCGGAGATCGACGACTACTACGAGCCCTTCACCTTCGACTACGACCACCTGCAGTCGGCGCCGGAGCTCAAGGCCGCGCCGACAGCGCGTCCGCGTTCGCTGATCACCGGCCAGCGGATGGAGAAGATCGAATGGGGCCCCAACTGGGAGGAGATCCTGGGCGGCGAGTTCGCCAAGCGCTCGAAGGACTACAACTTCGAGGACGTGCAGAAGGACATCTACGGCCAGTTCGAGCACACCTTCATGATGTACCTGCCGCGCCTGTGCGAGCACTGCCTGAATCCCAGTTGCGTGGCGAGTTGCCCGTCGGGGTCGATCTACAAGCGCGAGGAGGACGGCATCGTGCTGGTGGATCAGAACAAGTGCCGCGGCTGGCGCATGTGCGTGTCCGGCTGCCCGTACAAGAAGATCTACTACAACTGGAACAGCGGCAAGGCCGAGAAGTGCATCTTCTGCTATCCGCGCATCGAGGCGGGGCAGCCCACGGTCTGTTCGGAAACCTGCGTCGGGCGCATCCGCTACCTGGGCGTGCTGCTGTACGACGCCGACCGCATCCAGGCCGCGGCCTCGGTGGCGGACGAGCGCGGCTTGTACGAGTCGCAACTGGACGTGTTCCTCGATCCCGAGGACCCCGCGGTCATCGCCCAGGCGCGCGCCGACGGCGTGCCGGAGGACTGGCTGCAAGCCGCGCGGCAGTCGCCCACCTACAAGATGGCCGTCCAGTGGCGCATCGCCTTCCCCCTGCACCCGGAGTACCGCACGCTGCCCATGGTCTGGTACGTGCCGCCGCTGTCGCCCATCCAGGCCGCCGCCAGCAGCGGGCAGGTCGGCAGCTTCGGCGAGCTGCCGGACGTGAAGTCCCTGCGCATTCCGCTGCGCTACCTGGCCAACCTGCTGACCGCCGGCGATGAGGCGCCGGTGGCGCTGGCGCTGGAGCGCCTGCTGGCGATGCGCGCATTCATGCGGGCGCGCACCGTGGACGGGGAGGAGCGGCCGGCCATCCTGCAACAGGTGGGCCTGTCCGTGGCGCAGATCGAGGAGATGTACCGCTACCTGGCCATCGCCAATTACGAAGACCGCTTCGTCATCCCGACCGCGCACCGCGAATACGCCGAGGACGCCTTCGACCTGAAGGGCAGTTGCGGTTTTTCCTTCGGCAACGGGTGTTCGCCCGGCGCGCCGGCTTCGTCGCCGTCTTCGCTGTTCGGCGCCAAGCCCAAGGGAGATGCGCGCAAGACGGTCTTCATGGAAGTCGAAGTCGCGCGTACGCGCTGAGGAGAGGATATGAGTCTGTCCAACGCCACACCGGCCGCTGAATCGGACGCCACGCCGGATACAACGCCGGACACAACGCCGGCCGGCGCCGACGCCGAGCTCTACGCGGCCCTGTCCCTGCTGCTGCGCTATCCCGAGGCGGACTGGGTGTCCGCGCTGCCGGAGATGCGCCAGGCGCTGCCCGCCGCCGCGCGCGCCGCCCTGGCGCCGCTGCTGGCATGGTTCGCCAACGCCGCCGACCTGATCGCCTTGCAGGAAGTCTACGTCGAGACCTTCGACAGCCGCCCCGCGCATTCCCTGCATCTGTTCGAGCACGTGCACGGGCAATCGCGCGACCGCGGGCAGGCCATGGTCGACCTGCGCGAGGAATACCTGGCGCACGGGCTGGCGCCCGACCCGGCCGAACTGCCGGACTACGTGCCGCTCTTCCTCGAATTCCTGGCCCGGATCCCGCCGGCGGACGCGAGTCGCCTGCTGGGCGACGCCATCCACGTGCTGGCGCGGCTGGGCGACAAGCTGGCCGAGGCGAAGAGCCCTTACGCCTGCGTCTTCGCGGTGCTGCGCGGCAAGACCGATGTCCAGCCCCAGCCCTTGCCCGAGGCGCCGGAAGGCGGGCTGGAGGAAACCCCCGTGGTCTTCGGCCCCGAGGCCGGCGGCCCCGGCACCATGCTGCGGCAGATGCAGGGCGAGGCGCCGCTGCGCTTCCATGCCTCGGATCCGCGCGGCAAGCGCGGCGGCGCGGCGCCGCCGGCGCCGCCTGTTCAGAGCGGTCCCGCGCGGACTTGAGGAGACCATCATCATGGGCGATTACCTGCGCTACTTCTTCTTCGCGGTCTACCCCTATATCGCGTTGACGATATTCCTGCTGGGCAGCCTGGCCCGCTACGACCGCGACCAGTACCGCTGGAAGAGCGATTCCAGCCAGTTGCTCAAGCACGGCACGCTGCGCTGGGGCAGCAATCTTTTCCACCTGGGCATCATCGCCCTGTTCTTCACGCACCTGGTGGGCCTGCTGACGCCGCCGGCGGTGTATCACGCGCTGGGGCTGAGCACGGCGGCCAAGCAGGAGATGGCCATCGTGGTCGGCGCCATCCTGGGACTGGTCTGCTTCGCGGGGCTGGTGCTGCTGATCTGGCGCCGCTTCAGCGAGCCGCGCCTGCGCGCGACCTCGCGCACGTCGGACTGGCTGACCCTGATCTGGATCCTGATCGTGCTGACCCTGGGCCTGATTTCCATCCTGACCTCGCGGCAGCACCACGACGGCGGCGTCATGGTGGCGCTGGGCGATTGGGCGCAGCACATCGTGACCTTCCGCGGCGGCGCCGCCGCCATCATCGCCGGCGTGCCGATGATCTACCAGGCGCACATGGTGCTGGGCATGACGCTGTTCGTGATCTTTCCCTTCACCCGCCTGGTGCACGTCTGGAGCGGCTTCGCCTCCGTCGCCTACCTGGGCCGCGCCTGGCAACTGGTGCGTTCGCGCTGAGGAGACGCCATGATCACCGTCAACGGTACGGCCATCAGCGAAGCGGACCTCGGGGCCGAGGCGGCGCGCCACCAGGGCGCCGAGGATCCCATGATGAGCGCCGCGCACGAACTGGTGCTGCGCGAACTGCTGCGCCAGCGCGCGGCGGAGCTGGGCATCGCCGAGCCGGACGCCGAGGCCGCCGTCCGGGCGGTGCTGGCGGCCGAGGTGAAGACGCCGGCGGCCGACGAGGACACCTGCCGGCGCTATTTCGAACAGCACCTGGAACGCTTCATGACGGGCGAGAGCGTGGAGGTCAGCCACATTCTTTTCCAACTGACCCCGCGCATCGATCCCCAGCGCCTGCGCGCCCACGCCACCGGCATCCTCAACGGCCTGCTGGCGGGCCGCGAGGACTTCGCCGAATGCGCCCGCCGTTATTCCAACTGCCCCTCGGGCGCGGGCGGCGGCCAACTGGGCGAGTTGCGGCGCGGCGACGCGGTGGAGGAATTCGAGCGGGCTGTCTTCAGCCTGCCCGGCGACACGCTGGCGCCGCGCCTGATCGACACCCGCTACGGTTTTCACATCGTGCGCACGGGCCGCAAGCAGGCCGGCGAGCCGGGCGAGTACGAGGCCGTCAAGCCCATGATCGCCAGTTGGCTGGAGGCGGCCAGCCGCCGGCGGGCGGAGTCGCAATACCTGCAATGGCTGGTGGGACAGGCGCGCATCCGGGGCGTGGCGATGCAAGGCGCGGACACGCCGCTGGTGCAGTGACGCATGGATGGAACCTAAAAGGAAAGAACATGGATCAACCGTTGCCCCGGGCCTATCCGGTGCTGTATGCCAGCACCCTGGCCTTCATGGTCTGCTTTGTCGTGTGGATGATGTTCGGCGTGCTGGGGATTCCCATCCGCGACGAGCTGGGCCTGAACGCCTTCCAGTTCGGGCTGTTGACGTCGACGCCGGTGTTGACGGGCGCGGTGTTCCGCCTGCCCCTGGGCATCTGGACCGACCGCTACGGCGGCCGCATCGTGATGACGGTGCTGCTCCTGCTGTGCGCGGTGCCGGTCTTCTTCGTGGCCTATGCCCAGGCCTTGTGGCAGTTCCTGTTCATCGGCCTGTTCCTGGGCCTGGTCGGCGCCTCGTTCGCGGTGGGCACGCCCTACGTGGCGCGCTTCTTTCCGCCGAGCCGGCGCGGCTTCGCCATGGGGTTCTTCGGCGCGGGGACCGTGGGGGCGGCCGTCAACCTGTTCGTCACGCCCATCCTGCTGAATCACTACGGCTGGCGCATGGTGCCGAAGATCTACGCGGTCGTGCTGGTGGTGACGGCCGTGGGCTTCTGGTTCGCGGCGGCCAGGGATCCCGGGGCGGGGAAGAAGGGCGGCAGCCTGGCCTCGCAGTTCGAGGTGCTGAAGGACCCCAGGGTGTGGCGCTACTGCCAGTACTACTCGATCACCTTCGGCGGCTTCACGGCCTTGTCGCTGTGGATACCCCAGTACATGAAGGCGGAGTACGGCCTGAGCATCGCGGCGGCGGCCGGCCTGGCGGCGGGTTTTTCCCTGCCCGGCTCGATACTGCGCGCCGTGGGCGGCGTGCTGGCCGACAAGTGGGGCGCGCACAGCACGACGTGGTGGTGCCTGTGGGTGGCATGGATATGCCTGTTCCTGCTGTCCTACCCGGACACCACCTTCACCATCAGGACGATAGGCGGCGCGGCGTCGCTGCACATCCACCTGCCGATCTGGCTGTTCACGGGCCTGCTGTTCCTGCTCGGCATGAGCTTCGCCTTCGGCATGGCGTCGACCTTCAAGTACGTCGCCGACGATTTCCCGGACAACATGGGCGTGGTGTCCGGCATCGTCGGCCTGGCCGGCGGCCTGGGCGGCTTCCTGCTGCCGCTGATGTTCGGCGCGCTGCTGGACACGCTGCAGGTGCGGTCCAGCAACTTCATGCTGCTCTACGGCGTGGTGTGGGTGTCGCTGATCATCATGTACGTGTCCGAGGTGCGCAAGCTGCGGGTGCTCGGCGACCGGAGCGGCCCGCGCGGCCCGCGCGCCCCGGGCGCCTCGGGCGCCGCGGCGAACTTGAACTAGTCGATGTGGATATGCCGCGCCTCGATGAGGTCCTTCCAGCGCTGGTATTCCCGCGCCTGGAAGGCGGTGAATTCCTCCGGGGTGTTGGCGACGATCTCCAGGCCCTGTTCCTCCAGCTTGCCGGCGACCTCGGGGTCCTTCATGCTGGCGATGGCGGCCGCGGCGAGCTTGGCCTTGATATCGGGCGGCAGGCCCTTGGGCGCGGCCAGGGCCTGCCAGGAATAGATCACCGCGTTGGGCACGCCGGCTTCGGCCAGCGTCGGCACGTCCGGCAGGACGGGCGATCGCCGCGCGCCCGTCACCGCGATGGCGTGCAGCTTGCCGGCCTGGATCAGGCCCAGCACCGCGTTGACGTTCTGGAAGGAATAGTCGACCTGGCCGCCCATGAGGTCGCTGATGGCGGGCGCGCCGCCCTTGTAGGCCACGTGCATGCCCTCGGTGCCGGTCTGCTGCAGGAAGACTTCGGCCGACAGGTGGTCCGACGCGCCGTAGCCGGAGTTGGCGAAGCTCACGTGCCCCGGCCTGGCGCGCAGTTCGGCGATGACGTCCTGCACCGTGCGCGCCTTCTTGTCCGGTCCGGCGACCAGGACGTTGGGCGCCTGCACCGCGACGGTGATGTAGTCGAAATCCTTCAGCGCGTCGTAGGGCATGGACTTGATCAGGTGCGGCGCGATCACGTAGGTGCCCAGCGACGACATCATCAAGGTGTAGCCGTCCGGCGCGGCGCGGCTGACGTAGCCGCCGCCTATCGTGCCGGTGGCGCCCGGACGGTTCTGCACGATGAAGTTGCCGCCCAGCCGCTTCTGCAATTGCTCGGCCATGATGCGGCCGATGGCATCGGTGGCCCCGCCGGCGGGGAAGGGCACCACCACCTGCACGGGATGGTCCTTGGGCCAGGGCGATTCCGCCGCCGCGCCGAATGCGGCGCAGGCGAGCAACACGCCCGTCAGTAATCTCTTCATGCCTGTCTCCTCTGGAATTCTGGGTATTCTGTTTTTCGTTTTCTGCTATCGGCGGCCCGCGCCTGCTTTTATCGGCGGCTGGTCCGCACGACCGCGTCCTCGCGCTTCGCCACATCGGGATGCAGCCGCGTGCCCAGGCCGGCCGCCGTCGGCGCCAGCACCATGCCGCGCTCGACCACCGGCAGCTCGGTCACCAGGTCGCGATACCAGGTGCTCAAGGTGGCGCGCACGACCTCCTGGAAGATCGCCGTCGGCGCGTGGATGGCCAGGTGCAGGCCGGCGACCAGCGTCACCGGGCCGGTGCAGTCATGCGGCGCCAGCGGGCGCGCATAGGCCTGGGCCAGCGCGGCGATCTTGCGCCCCTCCGTCAGCCCGCCGCACCAGGCCAGGTCCAGCATGACCACGTCCAGCGCGTCGCGCGCCAGCAGGTCGCGGAACGGCACCAGGCCGGCCAGCGTCTCGCTGCCGCACACCGGCACGCGCGTCTGGCGGCGCAGGTCGGCCAGGGCCTGGACGTCGTCCATCTTGGCGATGGGATCTTCCGCCCAGAACACGCCGTAGTCTTCCAGCCCGCGGCAGATGCGCGCCGCTGCGCCGGCCGTCCACATGCTGTGCAGCTCGCACATCACGTCGATGCGGTCGCCCACCGCGTCGCGGATCTTGCGGAAGGGTTCGAGCCCGCGCCGAAGGTCCTCTGGTCCGATCAGGTGGCCGCCGGTGGCCGCCGCATAGCCGTCGAACGGCCATATCTTCATCGCCGTGTAGCCTTCTTCGAGCAGGCTCCCGGCCAGCTCGCCCGCGTCGCGCATGAAGGCGATCTGGTCGTCGTAGGGGCCCTTGGGCGCCTCGGAGCCGTCCGTGCTGCGGCGCACGACGCCGGCGGTGTTGTACGCGTAGCCCGCGCAGGTGTTGTAGGCGCGGATGCGGTCGCGCACGCCGCCGCCCATGGCGACGTAGACGGGGACGCCCTGGCGCTGGCCCGCCAGGTCCCATAGCGCGATATCGACGGCGCTGGCGGCGCGGACTTCCGCGCTGGCGCTGTGGAAACCCAGGTAAGGATTCATGAGTTGCTGCGACACCGCCTCGATATGCCGCGCGTCGCGCCCCAGCAGCCAGGGGGCGACCTGCTCGTGCAGGACGGCCTCCACGGCCTGCGCGCCGCGGAAGGACTCGCCCAGCCCGATCAGCCCCTCATCGGTTTCGATTTCCACCCAGATGAGATTGGGACGTTCGTTGATGCGGATGCTGCGTAGAGCCGTGATGGTCGCCATGCCCGGGTCCTGTCGAGGAGGGTTGGAAAAAGAGGCGCGGCGGCGTCGATACGCGGAAGGATTGCCGTCGCGGCTGTACGCATGCTCGGTTCGCGGCGTTACCATGTCAATGAATCGGCAGACTAGTATTACTACTTCGGATCGAGCGAGGTCATCATGGCCATCTCCCCGTTGAGCGATTTCGCCTACAAGCAAGTGCTGGCCATGGTCGAAGGCATGCAGCCCGACCAGCGCCTGCCCAGCGAGGAAGACCTGTCACGCAGGCTGGGAGTATCTCGGCCGGTATTGCGCCAGGCCCTGGCGCGGCTGCGCACGGAAGGCTGGGTCCATGCCCGGCGCGGCGCGGGCAATTTCGTCGGCAAGCCGCCCGCGCTGCAAAGCGCCACCTTCGGTCCGCTGCACAGCATTCCCGACATGCGCAGCTTCCTGGAATTCCGCTGCCTGCTGGAAGCCGAAAGCGCGGCCTGCGCCGCCCGTTGCGGCGATCCCCGGTTGCAGGACGAAATCAGCCGGCGGCGGCGCCTGATGGAAAGCGCGCTGGCGCACGGCCAGCCCGGCATCGAGGAAGACATCGCCTTTCACGCGGCCATCGCCGCGGCGAGCGGCAACCGTTTCTTCAGCATGACCATGAACGCGCTGGCGGAGCAGACCCGGGTGTCCATCAAGCTGATCCGCGAGCTTTCGCCGCAGCCCATGGTGCGGCGCGCGGTGGACGTGCGCAACGAGCATCGCGCCATCGACGACGCCATACGCGCGGGCGACCCCGACGCCGCGCGCGAGGCGATGCTGAATCATCTGCGCGGCGGATTGATGCGATTGTTCGGCAGCGAGGCGCGCGCCGCGGAGGGCGGCCATCCCCATGCGCATGGGGATGCGCCGGCGCCGGGAGGCTTATAATGCGATGAATTGTTCATATTTTTCCGGGCGTGGTTCGCCCAGGCATACGGAAAGGGAAAGCCATCCATGACCGCCCGTCCCGGCCCCAAGATATCCTCGCGCAAGCAGCCCAAGCAGGCCCGCTCCACGGAATTGGTCGCGGCCATCCTGGAGGCCGCCGCGAAGGTGCTGGCGGAGGAGGGCGCGCCGCGCTTCACCACGGCGCGGGTGGCGGAGAAGGCGGGCGTCAGCATCGGCTCGCTGTACCAGTATTTCCCCAACAAGGCGGCCATCCTCTTTCGCCTGCAAAGCGACGAATGGCGGCAGACCCAGGACATGCTGCGCGACATCCTGGAGGACGGCCGCCACCCGCCGCTCGCGCGCCTGCGCAAGCTGGTCCACGCCTTCTTCAAGTCCGAATGCGACGAGGCCGCCATGCGCACCGCCTTGAACGACGCCGCGCCGCTCTACCGCGATGCGCCCGAGACGCGCGAGGTGAAGGAGAGCGGGCAGCGCACCATCCAGGCCTTCCTGGAGGAAGCCCTGCCGCGCGCGCCGGCCGCCCAGCGGGCCCTGGCCGGCGAGGTGATCAATTCCACGCTGGGCGCCGTCGGCAAGCAATTCTCCGAACGGCCCCGCAAGACGGCGGAGATCGCCACCTACGCCGACGCCGTCGCCGACATGCTGTGCGCCTACCTGGAGAAGATCGCGGAGACCGGCGCGCGGCCGGCCAAGGCGAGGTAGTTTCCCCGGCTTCGCCGGTATGCCTGTCGGGGCCTCACCCGCTTCATTAGAAAAACTGCATTAGCGATAAACAAAAATTCGATATTCGCTGACGTCCGGAATCGCTAAGATGGCTTCCGTTCGAACAGGAGAAGGCCGGCCGCGGGTGGCCGGTCCCAGAAGAAAATGGAAGAGACGACACTCGGCACGCCGGCGGGCGCGCGGAAGGCCTTGCCGCCCGGCGCCTGCGATTCCCATTTGCACCTCTACGATACGGCGATCAT
This genomic interval from Bordetella genomosp. 10 contains the following:
- a CDS encoding peptidylprolyl isomerase; translation: MITVNGTAISEADLGAEAARHQGAEDPMMSAAHELVLRELLRQRAAELGIAEPDAEAAVRAVLAAEVKTPAADEDTCRRYFEQHLERFMTGESVEVSHILFQLTPRIDPQRLRAHATGILNGLLAGREDFAECARRYSNCPSGAGGGQLGELRRGDAVEEFERAVFSLPGDTLAPRLIDTRYGFHIVRTGRKQAGEPGEYEAVKPMIASWLEAASRRRAESQYLQWLVGQARIRGVAMQGADTPLVQ
- a CDS encoding mandelate racemase/muconate lactonizing enzyme family protein, encoding MATITALRSIRINERPNLIWVEIETDEGLIGLGESFRGAQAVEAVLHEQVAPWLLGRDARHIEAVSQQLMNPYLGFHSASAEVRAASAVDIALWDLAGQRQGVPVYVAMGGGVRDRIRAYNTCAGYAYNTAGVVRRSTDGSEAPKGPYDDQIAFMRDAGELAGSLLEEGYTAMKIWPFDGYAAATGGHLIGPEDLRRGLEPFRKIRDAVGDRIDVMCELHSMWTAGAAARICRGLEDYGVFWAEDPIAKMDDVQALADLRRQTRVPVCGSETLAGLVPFRDLLARDALDVVMLDLAWCGGLTEGRKIAALAQAYARPLAPHDCTGPVTLVAGLHLAIHAPTAIFQEVVRATLSTWYRDLVTELPVVERGMVLAPTAAGLGTRLHPDVAKREDAVVRTSRR
- a CDS encoding MFS transporter, producing the protein MDQPLPRAYPVLYASTLAFMVCFVVWMMFGVLGIPIRDELGLNAFQFGLLTSTPVLTGAVFRLPLGIWTDRYGGRIVMTVLLLLCAVPVFFVAYAQALWQFLFIGLFLGLVGASFAVGTPYVARFFPPSRRGFAMGFFGAGTVGAAVNLFVTPILLNHYGWRMVPKIYAVVLVVTAVGFWFAAARDPGAGKKGGSLASQFEVLKDPRVWRYCQYYSITFGGFTALSLWIPQYMKAEYGLSIAAAAGLAAGFSLPGSILRAVGGVLADKWGAHSTTWWCLWVAWICLFLLSYPDTTFTIRTIGGAASLHIHLPIWLFTGLLFLLGMSFAFGMASTFKYVADDFPDNMGVVSGIVGLAGGLGGFLLPLMFGALLDTLQVRSSNFMLLYGVVWVSLIIMYVSEVRKLRVLGDRSGPRGPRAPGASGAAANLN
- a CDS encoding FadR/GntR family transcriptional regulator, with amino-acid sequence MAISPLSDFAYKQVLAMVEGMQPDQRLPSEEDLSRRLGVSRPVLRQALARLRTEGWVHARRGAGNFVGKPPALQSATFGPLHSIPDMRSFLEFRCLLEAESAACAARCGDPRLQDEISRRRRLMESALAHGQPGIEEDIAFHAAIAAASGNRFFSMTMNALAEQTRVSIKLIRELSPQPMVRRAVDVRNEHRAIDDAIRAGDPDAAREAMLNHLRGGLMRLFGSEARAAEGGHPHAHGDAPAPGGL
- the narI gene encoding respiratory nitrate reductase subunit gamma, which gives rise to MGDYLRYFFFAVYPYIALTIFLLGSLARYDRDQYRWKSDSSQLLKHGTLRWGSNLFHLGIIALFFTHLVGLLTPPAVYHALGLSTAAKQEMAIVVGAILGLVCFAGLVLLIWRRFSEPRLRATSRTSDWLTLIWILIVLTLGLISILTSRQHHDGGVMVALGDWAQHIVTFRGGAAAIIAGVPMIYQAHMVLGMTLFVIFPFTRLVHVWSGFASVAYLGRAWQLVRSR
- a CDS encoding Bug family tripartite tricarboxylate transporter substrate binding protein, which encodes MKRLLTGVLLACAAFGAAAESPWPKDHPVQVVVPFPAGGATDAIGRIMAEQLQKRLGGNFIVQNRPGATGTIGGGYVSRAAPDGYTLMMSSLGTYVIAPHLIKSMPYDALKDFDYITVAVQAPNVLVAGPDKKARTVQDVIAELRARPGHVSFANSGYGASDHLSAEVFLQQTGTEGMHVAYKGGAPAISDLMGGQVDYSFQNVNAVLGLIQAGKLHAIAVTGARRSPVLPDVPTLAEAGVPNAVIYSWQALAAPKGLPPDIKAKLAAAAIASMKDPEVAGKLEEQGLEIVANTPEEFTAFQAREYQRWKDLIEARHIHID